Within Verrucomicrobiota bacterium, the genomic segment GGAGCTTTTCCAACAAGTCATTGATCGCGATGGCGAATTCCTGCTGCCGGCCCGCCGCAAGCAAGCAGAGCTTCTCATTCGCCAAGGGACCCCCGAGGAAGCCGTCGCTCTCTTGGACAGCCTCATTTCCGAACTGCAAGCCGAGGGAGCCCCCCGAGACGTGGCCAGCGCCATGCTGCTCCGGGCCCGGGCCTTGCCCCTGGTGAAGACCGAAGACGTCCGCACCCAGATGCAAGCAGCCGCGCAACAACTCCGTCCCCTGCTGGCAGATTCCAGCCTGGGGGGCGACCAGTTGAATGAGGCCGCCTACCAGCTGGGCCGCCTCTTGACGCTTTTGGAAAGACCCGATGAAGCCTTGGAAGTCTACCATGACCGCCTCTTCGAAGGCGAAGCCCCCCCCCAGAACCAGCCGCCTGGTTACGGTTCTCTCTTTCGCTGCGGCTTGGCCGCCATTTCCCTGCTCGAATCCCGCCAACACTGGGAAGCCGCCGCCCGGATAGCCGACCGGCTGACCCGCCTTCCCGGACCGCGTGCCAGCGAGGCGCAAGAGCTGGCCAAGCGGATTCGCCTCCAGCACATGCTCTGGGATTGAGCGGCCATCCGGCCCGGCTCCACTTCGCGCAAGTGCTTGCCAAATTCGGCATGGCGAGTGCAGCGAACCTCAGGTAATACCAACCCGCCAGATCAGCTGCTAGAAGTCACCGCGCACATGTCCTCTCTTCCCTTCCTCGTTGTCAACGCAGGCAGTTCCTCTCTCAAGCTCGCGCTCATCGAGCCCGCCAGCGGTCGATCGCTCTCCCAAGCCATCGCGGAGAACCTCCTGACCCCCCAGAGCCGGGTGCGCCTCCAGGGAGATCCGGGTGAGACCCAGCAAATTGCAGAAAGCGATCTCAATCACCGTCAAGCCCTCGAGCTGATCCTACCAAAGTTGGAGGCACTCGCCTCGCTGGAAGCCCCCCTGCCCGGGGTCGGTCACCGCGTGGTGCACGGCGGGGAGCATTTCCGCTCCTCCGTCCGCGTCGATCAGGAGGTCCTCCGCAAAATCGAATCCTGCAACCAACTGGCCCCCTTGCACAACCCTTGGGCACTCAAAGGCATTCACAGCCTTCTTGAAAGCCGCCCTGGCCTCCCGCAAGTGGCCGTCTTCGACACCGCCTTCCACCAAACCCTCCCGCCGCACTCCTTTCGCTACGCCCTTCCCGAAACCCTTTACACCAAGGGCCACGTGCGCCGCTACGGGTTCCACGGCATCAGCTACGCTTACCTTTTGGAAGAAACGGCCGCACGGCTCGGGCGGCCGGCGGAATCGCTCTCTCTCCTCCTGGCCCATCTCGGGAATGGCTGCTCCGCCTGTGCGGTGCGCGAAGGGAGGTCCGTGGACACCACCATGGGCTTGACGCCGCTGGAGGGATTGACCATGGGGACCCGCTCGGGCGATGTCGACCCCAATCTCCTGCTCTACCTGCACGACACCATGGGGCTCTCGCTGGAGGATGGCACCAGCCTCTTGAACAAACAAAGTGGCTTGCTCGGTCTCTCGGGGCGCTCCAATGACATGCGAGAAATTCTCGAAGGGGTCCAGAGTGGTGACCCGGCCTGCCTCCTCGCCTTCGAGGTCTTCTGCTTCCGCTTGGCCAAAGGACTACTCGGTCTCACGGCCTCCCTGGACCGAGTGGACGCCCTCGTCTTCTCGGGGGGCATCGGCGAGCACGCGGCAGCCGTGCGAGAAAAAACCCTCAGCCACCTCCGCCTTCTCGGAGTGGTCATCGATCCCGAGCGCAACGCCCAACACGGAGCCGAAAGCGCAGGTCTCATCAGCGCCCCCGAAAGCGCCTTCCCTTGTCAGGTGGTGCCCACCAACGAAGAACTCCGCATCGCCCGCGAGGCCTCCCGCCTCCTTCTCCCATGAAACACGCCTTCTTTCTTGTTCCCTCCTCCTCCAGCGTAGGTCTCACCACCATCTCGCTGGGCGTGGTGCGGGCGCTGGAGCGTCGTGGAGCCGGAGTCGGCTTCATGAAGCCCATCGCGCAGCCCCGTCCCGAAGACACCGGACCAGAGCGCTCGACCGCCTACGCTCAACATATCCTTCAGCGCACCCCCGCCACGCCCATCCCGCTGGGCGAAGCCAGCCGACTCTTCCACGAGGGCAAAGTCCACGACCTGATGGAGGAAGTGGTCAATCGTTATGAACGCTCGACCACCGACTGCGATGTCGTCATCGTGGAGGGCCTCGTGAGCACCGAGGAGGACCGCATCTCCACCCAGCTCAATCAAGAAATCGCCCGCACCCTCGGGGCGGAAGTTATCCTGGTGGACGTCCTCAGGGATGGCAACCTGCTCACTCTCGACCAGCGGCTCCGCACCGCTGGCTCCATGTTCGGCGGCATTCAATCCCGGCACGTGGTTGGATGCATCCTCAATCGGATTGAAAGCCCAGAGGGCGTGGATCCCGAGCACTTCCTCCAAAACATCCAGACCCAGCTTCCCTGCCTCCAACTGACCAGCTTCACCCTGCTCGGCTCCATCCCGGCCAGCCCCAATCTCTTGCAGCCACGGATGCGAGACATCGTGGACCATCTCAAAGCGGAGGTCATCGAGCGGGGCGAGATGGATCAACGTCGCGTCTCGAGCCATCACCTTCTGGCCCGGACCGTGCCGAACCTCATCCATGTTTTCTCGGCCGGCTCCCTCATTTTGACCCCGGCCGACCGCGAAGACATCCTCATGGCGGCCGCTCTCGCGAGCATTCGCGGTCAGATGCTGGCCGGAGTCATCCTGACCGGGGGCAAGGAGATCGGCCCGAATCGCAACGTGCTTCAGCTCTGCCGCCCCGCCTTCGAGGCCGGTCTCCCTCTGGCTCTCGCCACGGGTTCCAGCATTCGGGTGGTCAATCGACTCGCCACACTCAACACGGAAATCCCCATTGATGACACCGAGAGACTGGACAGCACACTCGACTTCATCGCCCGGCGGATCGATGTGCAATGGATCCTCGAGGACTCGGCCATCGAGATCGAACGCCGCCTCTCGCCCCCGGCTTTCCGCTTCCAGTTGGCGGAGCGCGCCCGCCAAGCCAACAAGCGTATCCTCCTGCCCGAGGGCGATGAACCCCGCACCTTGCGCGCGGCCGTCTCGTGTCACGAGCGTCGCATCGCCCGCTGCGTCCTCCTCGGCTCACCCGAGACCATCCAGCAAGCCGCCGCCGCCCAGGGAATCAATTTGCCCGACGGCCTCGAAATCCTCGATCCCGGGGAGCACCGCGACCGCTACATCGCCCCCCTCGTGGAAGCCCGGAAACACAAGAACCTGACCGAAGCTATGGCGGCCGAAGCCCTCGAGGACAATGTCTTCCTGGCCACCGTCATGCTGCTGGAAAACGATGCCGATGGCCTCGTCTCCGGCGCCGTCCACTCCACTGCCAACACCATCCGCCCCGCGCTCCAGCTCATCAAAACCAAAGAAGGCGCTCACGTCGTCTCCTCGGTCTTCTTCATGTGCCTCCCGGACCAAGTGCTCGTCTACGGAGACTGCGCGGTCAATACCAACCCGGATGCGGAAACCCTGGCCGATATCGCGCTCCGCTCCGCCGAATCGGCCGAAGCCTTCGGCATCCCGCCTCGCGTGGCCCTCATCAGCTACTCCACTGGGGCCTCGGGAGCGGGGGAGGATGTCGACAAGGTCCGGCGCGCGACCGAGCTCGCCCAAAAAATGCGGCCCGACCTCCCAATCGATGGCCCCTTGCAGTATGACGCGGCCGCCATTCCCGAAATCGGCGCCTCCAAGGCCCCGGGCAGCCCCGTCGCCGGCCAGGCCACCGTCTTCATCTTTCCGGATCTCAACACCGGCAACACCACCTACAAAGCCGTCCAGCGCTCGGCCAAAGTGGTCTCGATCGGCCCCATGCTCCAAGGCCTCCGCAAACCGGTCAATGACCTGAGTCGAGGCGCGCTGGTCGATGATATCATCTACACCATCGCCCTGACAGCCATCCAAGCGGACCAAGAGTGAAGGCCACCCGCTCCCCGGCCCGAACGGGGCGGGAAAGAGCCCCTTCTTTACTTTCTCACGGGGAGGGGCTTAACTGCGCCTCCCCATGCCAGAGGCCACGGTCAGCACGCAATTCTTCTCCCTCCCAGAGTTCACTTTCAGCGCTGGCCCCACCCTTTCCGGACTCCAGTTGGCCTACGAAACCTACGGCACCCTCAATGCCGACCGCAGCAACGCCATCCTCCTCTTCCACGCCCTGAGCGGGACCCAGCACGCCTCCGGCCACAACCCCTCCATCCCAGAAATCGGCAAAATCTGGACCGAAGATTGCCACCTCGGCTGGTGGAGTGATTTCATCGGCCCCGGCAAGGCCATCGATACCGAGCGCTTCTTCGTTCTCTGCCCGAACTACCTCGGCGGCTGCTACGGGTCGAGCGGCCCCTCCTCGCTCAATCCAGCGACGGGCTGTCCCTGGGGTTCCTCCTTCCCTCACATCTCGGCCTCGGACCAAGTCCAGTCCGCGGCCCAGTTGCTCGACTCGTTTGGCATCCAGCAATTGCACGCCTGCATCGGCCCCTCCGTCGGCGGTCTGCTGGCCCTGACCTTCGCCACCAACCTCCCAGAGCGCGTTCGTCACGTCATCCCCATCGCGAGCGGTTTCCAGACCACCGTTCTCAATCGCCTCATTCTCTTCGAGCAGATTTTGGCGATCGAGAACGACCCCAACTTCCACGGGGGCGACTACTACCAAGGACCGGCCCCGGAATACGGGCTGGCCATTGCCCGCATGATTTCTCACAAAACCTTCGTCCACCTGGACGCCTTCGAAAAACGCGCTCGCCAGGAAATCCTTCAGGAGGAAGAAATGCTGGCCTGGTTTCGCGTTCGCGACCCCTTCCAGAGCTACATGCTCCACCAAGGAAAAAAGTTCGTCGAGCGTTTCGACGCCAACACCTACCTTCGCATCAACGACATGTGGTCGCGCTACAACGCCCTGACCGAGGGCGGAGCCGACAGCATCGAGGCCCTCTTCGGCCGCTGCCAAAAGGCGGGGCAGCGCTTTCTCATCTTCTCGATCGATAGCGACTTCTGCTTCTACCCGGAAGAACAAGAACACCTTCATCAACTCCTCCACGGGGCCGGCGTGGATTCCATGCACATCACGGTTCACTCCGACAAAGGTCACGACTCCTTCCTCCTGGAACCCGCCTTCTACACCCCCCATATCTCCTACATTTTGGAGAGCGGGTAATACCAGGCTACCGGATCAGCTGCTAGAACGGCCGCCCCCCTGAAACCTCCCATCCCTTCACCCCGCTTGATCTCCTCGATCAATCTTGGCATCCGGCAAGGCCTCCCTGAGTGCCGCGACCCCTGCGGAAGAAGCATCGCTCTGCCAAAGATACACCTCCTGCAAGCCGGTCAGTTTCTCCAGGTGCTGGAGTCCCTCGTCGGTGATAGGGGTGTCATAGAGATTGAGGTATTCCAAGGCAAAGGCCCCCTGGGCCAAAGCCAAGAGAGTCTGGTCATCCGCGCCCGAGCGCTGCAAGCGCAGTTCTCGCACGCGCGACATCGTCTTCCACTGGATCTCGGCCTCGGCCGCAAACTGGACGCGGGAAAGATCGAGGGAGTGAAGATTGGGCGCCAGGGCATTGAGGGCCGCCACTTCTTCGGGCCCCAGGCGCTCCTCCCGATGACTGCCGCTCAGATACAGCAAGCGTCCATCCGGCGTGATGGCCTTGATGAGAAACCCTGACTCCCGAAGTCGCGCTACCATCTGAGCGTCGGGAACGCGCAGGTCTCCGGTCTCGACTTGGGCGAGCGAAGGCACCGACGGCGTCTTCTCGACCGGAATCAGGCTTTGGCCATCTTCCATGTCCGCTCCTTGTTCGACCCATTTCCTCAAGATCTCGGTCTGCTCCAAGCTCAGCACCTCGCCCTTGCCTGGCATGACATCCGGATCGTCTGCCGGGAGGATCGTCAGGTAATAGAGAGAACTTCGCTCAGGGTCACCCGCTACCACCACCTCGCCATACCTTCCTCCCGCTCGAATCACCTCCGGCGTGTGCAAGCGCAGCCCACCTTTGTCCTTCTCCGCCCCATGACAGCCGTAGCAGTGGGCTTGCAAAACAGGGACGACCTCCTGCTGGTAGGAAATGCTGCGGGCCGGGCTGGGCGGTGGGGCCGGACCGCTGGCGGCCGGGCTCTTTTCCTGAGCGGCCTTTTCTTTGGCAGCCGGCTGGGCGGGGATGGCTGCCACTTCGATGACTGGAGGGGCTTGCTCGGGCTCCCTCCTTTGCTCGGGCGGGACGGGCTTCGGAGAAAGCTCTTGGCTGCCTGCGACCACCGCCAGAGGGGGTGGGCTCGGCTTGGGCTCCGCGAGCGGACCTTCCTGCGCGGGAGGGGGGGCCTCGGGCCCTTTCGCCAAGGGAAGACCCGGTTGAGCGCGGTCTTCAGGCGACTTCGCTAAGAGCATTCCAACCGCCAACAAGAGACCGACCAAGCCCCCGCCCAGCAAGCGGACGAACCAAACCTCGGAGCGGCTGCGATAGCGCTGGCGACGACCTCGTGACATCTCAGCCAAACATCTGCGTCACAGGCTGGCCTTTGTCGGCCACCGTAAAGGGTCGACCCGAAGAGGAATAAAGTTGCTTGTCCAGCGGCAAACCGAGTCCGTAGGCGATGGTGGCATTGAAGTCGGGCACCGCCACTGGATCGCGCAGGATGTTTTCGCCCGTGGCGTCGGTCTCTCCCCAAATGGTGCCACCCTTGACCCCGCCTCCGGCCAAGACGCAGCTGAAGGCCTTGGGGTAGTGATCGCGCCCGAAGTTTTGGTTGAGTCGCGGAGTCCGACCGAATTCCGTCGACAACACCACCATGGTATCCCGCAAAAGCCCGCGACGCTCCAAGTCACTCAGGAGAGTGGCCATGGCTCGATCCAGAGTGTCGGTTTGCGAGGACACTCGGTCAAAGTTGTTGGCATGGGTGTCCCACCCACCCAGGGTCACCTCCACAAAGCGGACATCCCGTTCCACCAAACGCCGGGCCAGCAAGCAGCCTTGCCCGAAGGAAGCCCGCCCGTAGGCATCGCGTAACTCGGCCGACTCTTTCGAGAGATCGAAGGCCTCCAGGTCGCGGCTCCGCATCAGCCGGAGGGCATCGTCATACATCGTGCTGTAGCCACGCACCCGCCGGTAATCATAGCGCTGGTGAAACTCCGTTTCGAAGCGACTCGACATCCTCAAGCGAGCATCCAAATCCTCATCTGTCACCCCTTTGGGAAGCTTGCTATTTTTGATCCCATTGTTCGGATTTCCCAGCACGAGCGGCTCGTAAGCCGAATCGAGAAAGCCAGCTCCCCCCCCTTGGCTGGAATTGCCGATGCGGACAAAACCCGGCAAATCGGGATTCCCTTTGCCATCCATCGCCAGCAGCCACGCCCCCATCTCCGGGTGCTTGATCGTTCCCCGCATCACGTAACTCGAATGCATGAAGTAATTTCCCTGCTCGTGCGCTCCTTGCGTGGAGGTCATGGAGCGAATGATGGCCAGCTTGTCGGCATGGGCTGCCACGCCTGGCAGGTATTCGCTTAAAAACATCCCATCGACCTTCGTCGGCAAAACGCCCAAGGGACCTTTGATTTCATTCTCATCCGCCTGGGGCTTAGGATCAAAGGTGTCGAGGTGAGTCATGCCACCGGCCATGTAGAGATAGATCACTCGGCGGGCTTGGGGGATGAAAGGGTGACTCGAGGGCTCCCCCAAGGCGTTCGCGACCCCATGCGGCAGCAGCCCCACGCCGAGGAACGCTCGGGCCGCATAGGAGACAAAATCTCGCCGGTTGAGGTCATCGCCTGATTCAAGGATGGATCGCAAGCTCATGGCAGGAGGGGGTCAGGGGTTATTGCACAAAAGCGAATTCGGTCGAGTTCAGCAGCATCCAAATGAGATCGCCGACCGCCTTGTTTCCCCGCTCGGCCACTTGCAGGGCAAACATCTCCTTCTCAGAGGGGGTGGGTCGGCGATGGAGCATACTCCGGAAAATGACATCCCGTTTGCCATCGAGGTCCTTCTCCTGGGCGAGATTCTTCATGAGCACGGATTGGCCCCGCGTCACAATGGGGTAAATGTTTCCATTCATCAGCCAGAGAGCTTGGATGGCGGATCCTTTGTCAGAGGCGTTGTTGACCACCTCCCGATTGGACTGCCCAAAGACTTGCAAGAAATGATCGGTTGGCGCTGGCGAGACCAGCTCCGAAGCCCGGACCAGCCCGGCATACCAATCCTTCCAGGGATTCTCCTCCTCCTCGCCTTGCCCCTTCTTCCCTTCGGCGAGCGCACTAGGCTTGGGAGGTTTGCCGAGGTAGCTCTCCCGAACCTCGCTCAAAGCCTTGCGGTAGGTTCGGTTCAACTCACCGGCTCGCTTGCGAAGCGCTTCCAGCCTCTTCTCCTCCTCCTTTTCGGTAGCTTCTACGATTTCTTGGCGCACGCTTTGCAACTCGATTTGGGCCTGGCCTGATCTCCGGGCAATCTCCTCGGCCATTTTGAAAATGGTGAATGACCCCAGCTCCAACATCCTCCTGGCCTGCCACTCGCGTTCACGAGATCGCTTTTCCTGCCCCAGGTCCAAGGTGCGCTCGTCCAAGTGGGGGACGGCCAAGGTCAGGACCGAATCCCACATTCGCTCGGCCGACATTCGTTTCAGAAGAGGGCCTTGAAAGTAGAAGGGCTTGGCCAAGTCGATATCCTCCGACATGGCTTCACGCTGGTAGGTCCGGGTGTTGTAGAGGACCGCTTTGAAGTCGCGCAGATCGTAATCGAGTTGCCGCATGAGACTCTCGAGGTAGGCCATCAACTCGGGATGGGAGGCCACCGTGTCGGCGGTGAAATTGTCCTCGGGCTCGATGAGACCTCTCCCCATCACTTTCTTCCACATGCGATTGGCAATCGCCCGCGTGAAGCGCTCATTTTCGGGGCTAGTCATCCAGTCGGCGAAGGTCTCTCGAAGATCCGCCCCCTGCTCAGCCTCTCCAAACAGGGTGCCCGGACCGATCTTTTCCTTCGGGCTGGCGTCGTCATATTGGTAATCGTGAGGCAGCCTGAGATCGCGACCCACCTCCCGGGCCCCCGCGTTCATCGGCAAGGTCAGATCGCGCAGGGTGCGCCGGATCTCCCGCTCTGTCAGCACCTCATCCTCCTGGATCGCTTTGCGATTCCTTTTGACGTAATCGTAAAGCTTGAGGGTTTGCCGAGGGTCCATATCCCCGCGGGTCCCATAGGTGAAGGCCGCCATGTGATAAAACTCCTTCTGGGTGATCTCATCGAAGGGGTGATTGTGACACTGCGCACACTCCATGCGGGTCCCCAAAAAGACCCGAACGGTAAAAGCCATATGGTCCAAGGGCATGCCCTTGTCTCTGGTGTAAAAACCGACCGCTGGATCGTCCCAAGCGTAGCCCTCCGCCGTTACCAAACGACGCACCAGCTCGTCATACGGCATGTGTTCGCGAATGGCTGATTTGACCCAATCGAGGTAGAAAGGCGCGGCGTTGTCATTGCCATCATAGCGCAAACGGAGAAGATCCGCCCAATAGTGGAATTCCTGGCTGACATAGGCCTCGGAGTGGAGGAGTTCCCGGATCAAGGTGGAACGGGGAGCTGGCCCTTCGTTGGCCTGGTAGGCGACTGTCTCTTCAAAGCTGGGAATGCGCCCCGCCACATCGAGGTAGATCCGGCGAAGAAAGACCTCCTCCTCAGCCGGGGCATTCGGCTCGACCCCGGCTTCTCGCTGGGCCTTTTCGACCAATTCATCCACTTGGCGAGCGGCCTCCCAGATGCGCTGCTCCTCGAAAGCCAGCGAGGGCAGCGCCAGCCAAAGAGAGAGAAAAACCGAGCCAGTCTTTCGAAATTTCATGGGTGGAGAAAGGGGGATTCTTTGAGGCAACGACCTTCCTGAGAAAATCTTCTCAAAAATTTTCGAGATGGCACCACTATTTCTGGATCAACCTTCCCGCCCTCAGGAAGTTGCGATCCCAGCGAAGGACCACTCTTGGGCGTAGCGACCGGGGCTCCCCACGTAGCGAAAGGACTTCCCATGCCCAAATTCAAACGCTCGGCCGTTCTCGCCTGCTCTCCCTCAGCCCTCTCCCAGTGGCACTATCGCCCTGGAGCCTTCACCCGCCTCTCGCCTCCTTGGGAATCGGTCCGGGAGCTGGAGCCCACCCACCCGATCCTGCTCGGCCGGGAGCCCCTGCTCGAAATCCAAGCCGGCCCCCTCAAGCGAAAGTGGCAGGTGGCTTATCCCAAGGCCACTCCGGAGGAATTCATTGATTCGCAGACCAGCGGCCCCTTCGCGCACTGGGAGCACCGCCACCGCTTCCTGGAGGAGAAGGAGGGAAGCCTCCTGGAAGACGAAATCGACTACCGCCTCCCCCTGGCCCCCTTGAGCCAGTGGTTTGCCGGACGCTTTGTGCAAAACAAGCTGGAGCGTATGTTTCGGTATCGACACGAAGTCACCCGGCTGGATCTGGAGACCCTGCCTCCCACGCCTCGCCCGCTTCATGTCCTGCTGACCGGAGCCAGCGGGATGATTGGTCGCGCCCTCAAAGCCCTTCTTCAAACGCAAGGCCACCAAGTGACCGGCCTGACTCGCTCTCCCAAAGAAGCCGACGAGATCGGTTGGAATCCCGCGCAAGGTCAGCTCGATCTCTCCTCCCTCCTGCCGCTCGATGCCGTGGTGCACCTAGCAGGGGCCAACGTCTCAGCCCAGAGGTGGACCCCCGGCTATCGCAAGCTCATCTTGGAGAGCCGCACTGTGGCCACGCAACTGCTGGCAGAGCGACTGGCGGCGCTCCCGAGTCCCCCGGCGGTCTTCCTTTCCGCCTCGGGCGCCAACTTCTATCCGCTCGATGGCCAACCGCACACCGAAGAAGGGCCTCAGGGGGATTCCTTCCTGGCTCAGGTCGTGGGCGAGTGGGAGGCGGCCTCCCAAGCGGTGGAAAGCTTTGCTCGGCGGGCCCTCTTTCGCTTGGGCGTCGTCTTGAGCCCCGGCGGCGGCGCGCTCCGAAAATTGCTTCCGCTTTTCCAACTCGGCTTGGGCGGGCCCGTTGGCCATGGGCGACAATACCTGCCCTGGATTTCCATCGATGACGCCGTCCTCCTGCTCTACCACGCCCTCCTGGATGCTCGCTACCAGGGCCCCTTGAATGCGGTCGCACCCGACATGCAGACCAGCCGAGGCTTCGGCCAAGTTCTCGGGAAGGTCCTCCGCCGCCCAGCCCTCTTGCCCGCCCCGGCCTTCGCTTTGAAAGCCGTCTTCGGGCAAATGGCGGAAGAAACCTTGCTCGGGAGTGTCCAGGCGCGCCCAGCCCGCCTGCAAGAACTCCAGTTTCCCTTCCGCTACCCGAAACTCGAACCCGCCTTGCATCACCTCTTGGGGCGAGCCGCCCGCCCGTGATTTGAATTGGACGGGGCGCGGATCCGCAGGCTTACTCCTGGGAAGATGGCAAGGAGCGTGGTGGTAATCGGGGCGGGCTTGAGCGGATTGAGCGCGGCCGGCAAGCTCCAGGAGGCAGGGTTGTCCCCGCTCGTTTTGGAGGCAAGCGATCGAGTGGGAGGTCGAGTCAAAACTGATCAAGTAGAAGGCTTCCTTCTCGATCATGGTTTTCAAATTTTCCTGACCGCCTACCCTACGGCTCAAAGGCTCTTTGACTACCCAGCCCTGGGACTGCGGTCCTTTCGCTCGGGGGCACTCATCCGAGTCCGTCAGCAATGGCATCGCATCGAAGACCCGCTTCGTGACCCCAGCCCTCGCCGATTCTGGTCAGCGCTCCGGGCTCCCATTGGCTCCATCGCGGACAAGGCCCGGCTGGCTCTTCTTCGTCGACGTCTCCTCGACACGTCCATCGCCGAAATTTGGTCGCAAGCCCCCGCCCCCCCCACCCTGGCCTTCCTTCGTGAACGGGGCTTCAGCCAGCGCATGTTGCATCGTTTCTTCCAGCCTTTTTACGGGGGCGTTTTCTTGGAAAAAGAGCTCCAAACCGACTCCCGACTCTTTGAATTCACCTTCAAAATGTTTGCGGAGGGAGAAGCCACCTTGCCAGCCCGTGGGATGCAAGCGCTCCCCGAACAGTTGGCCGCTCGCCTTGGGGAGGGGGCGATTCGCTTGGGAACCACGGTCACGCGCCTCCAAGGCCGCACCCTCCACCTTGAAAGCGGGGAATCTCTCGAAGCCGAGGCGGTCGTGCTGGCTTGCGAAGCCCCCGCCGCCCTCTCCCTCCTCGGTCAGCAAACGGCCCCACCGGGCCATGACGTCACCTGCCTTTACTTTCGCAGCAAAAGCCTGCCCTACGAAGACCCTTTCATTGCACTCGATGGCGACCGCAGCTCGCCCATCCAAACCTTCTGCATTCCCAGCCTGGTGCAGCCAAGCTATGCCCCCGAAGGAGAACATCTCCTTTCGGTCTCCGTTCTGGGGGCGCACGACCCCCAAAGCCTCGCGCGCGACATGGAGGCCGAACTCCGCCGTCTGTTCCCAAGCCTCCTCCCGGCCCACCTCGCCTACCTCCATGGCTACACCGTGCGCCATGCATTGCCCCCATCCACTCCTGCCCCCCTCCCAGCGCTGGAGGAGGGGCAATTCCTGGCGGGGGACTTCACGCAACACGCTTCCCTCGAAGGCGCTCTCCAGTCGGGACTCCGGGCGGCCGACGAGGCGTTGCATCATCTCCAAGCGGCCTGAGCGCGTAGTGGTCTGCGCATGTCCTCTCAAAAGATTCTCATCACCGGCGCCTCCAGCGGAATCGGAAAAGATGCCGCCCTCCAGCTGAGCCGTCGCCCCGGCCTCCAGCTCGCCCTCACCGGTCGCAATCAAGCGCGCCTCGAAGAAACGGCCGCTGCCTGCGAAGGGACGCCCGCCGTCTTTGTGGGCGACCTCACCAAACCCGGCCTCGCCGAGGAGATCACCGCCCAAGCCGAAGAAGCCATGGGTGGTCTGGATGGCCTGATCCACTGCGCCGGCGAAGGGCTCATCCGACCTTTGAAAGACACGACCGATGCCGAGTTCTCCCGCCTCCTCAATACCAATCTCCGCGTGGCCTTTCTCTGCGTGCAAGCAGCCGCCCACCGCATGGCGAGCCACAAGAAAGGGCGCATACTGGCACTGCCCGGCGTGCTCGGAAAGTTTCCCATGAAAGCCACCGCGGCCTACAGCGCCAGCAAGTTCGGTCTCTCCGGCTTGCTGAAAGTGGTCGCCACCGAATACCAACGCCAAGGCGTGCAGGTCATCCAAGTCTACAGCGGCGGAGTCGACAGTCCCTTCTGGGACGAACTCGATATGAAGGTCCAGCGGGACAAAATGATCCCCAGCGCGGTCATCGCCGAACACATCGCCTCCGCCATGACCGCCCCAGCTCACCTCGTCACCACCGAACTCGTCATTCAACCCGACAGCCATTTGTTCCTGTAAAAGCGGCCGCCGAGAGTGGCTCAAGCTGAAACACGGAAGACTTGGCGAATGCAGCTTCCCTAGGAAAATCGCGAGCCTCTCGGCAGCCGGACCGTCGCTATTCGGCGCCGGCGAAAAGGCGCTTCACCCGCTCCGGGTAATCGGGCGGAAATTCCCAAAAAATCTCTCCCGGTTGGCGCACCAAGCCACGTTCCTCAGGCGAAAACCCCAGGATCCCGGTCCCGATGTCGGAACTGACCCAAGGATCATTCTGGAAGTAGCCATGCCCTAGGATATCTCCGTAGATCGCCTCTGGGTAAGTGA encodes:
- a CDS encoding DUF1549 domain-containing protein: MKFRKTGSVFLSLWLALPSLAFEEQRIWEAARQVDELVEKAQREAGVEPNAPAEEEVFLRRIYLDVAGRIPSFEETVAYQANEGPAPRSTLIRELLHSEAYVSQEFHYWADLLRLRYDGNDNAAPFYLDWVKSAIREHMPYDELVRRLVTAEGYAWDDPAVGFYTRDKGMPLDHMAFTVRVFLGTRMECAQCHNHPFDEITQKEFYHMAAFTYGTRGDMDPRQTLKLYDYVKRNRKAIQEDEVLTEREIRRTLRDLTLPMNAGAREVGRDLRLPHDYQYDDASPKEKIGPGTLFGEAEQGADLRETFADWMTSPENERFTRAIANRMWKKVMGRGLIEPEDNFTADTVASHPELMAYLESLMRQLDYDLRDFKAVLYNTRTYQREAMSEDIDLAKPFYFQGPLLKRMSAERMWDSVLTLAVPHLDERTLDLGQEKRSREREWQARRMLELGSFTIFKMAEEIARRSGQAQIELQSVRQEIVEATEKEEEKRLEALRKRAGELNRTYRKALSEVRESYLGKPPKPSALAEGKKGQGEEEENPWKDWYAGLVRASELVSPAPTDHFLQVFGQSNREVVNNASDKGSAIQALWLMNGNIYPIVTRGQSVLMKNLAQEKDLDGKRDVIFRSMLHRRPTPSEKEMFALQVAERGNKAVGDLIWMLLNSTEFAFVQ
- a CDS encoding TIGR01777 family oxidoreductase — translated: MPKFKRSAVLACSPSALSQWHYRPGAFTRLSPPWESVRELEPTHPILLGREPLLEIQAGPLKRKWQVAYPKATPEEFIDSQTSGPFAHWEHRHRFLEEKEGSLLEDEIDYRLPLAPLSQWFAGRFVQNKLERMFRYRHEVTRLDLETLPPTPRPLHVLLTGASGMIGRALKALLQTQGHQVTGLTRSPKEADEIGWNPAQGQLDLSSLLPLDAVVHLAGANVSAQRWTPGYRKLILESRTVATQLLAERLAALPSPPAVFLSASGANFYPLDGQPHTEEGPQGDSFLAQVVGEWEAASQAVESFARRALFRLGVVLSPGGGALRKLLPLFQLGLGGPVGHGRQYLPWISIDDAVLLLYHALLDARYQGPLNAVAPDMQTSRGFGQVLGKVLRRPALLPAPAFALKAVFGQMAEETLLGSVQARPARLQELQFPFRYPKLEPALHHLLGRAARP
- a CDS encoding DUF1501 domain-containing protein produces the protein MSLRSILESGDDLNRRDFVSYAARAFLGVGLLPHGVANALGEPSSHPFIPQARRVIYLYMAGGMTHLDTFDPKPQADENEIKGPLGVLPTKVDGMFLSEYLPGVAAHADKLAIIRSMTSTQGAHEQGNYFMHSSYVMRGTIKHPEMGAWLLAMDGKGNPDLPGFVRIGNSSQGGGAGFLDSAYEPLVLGNPNNGIKNSKLPKGVTDEDLDARLRMSSRFETEFHQRYDYRRVRGYSTMYDDALRLMRSRDLEAFDLSKESAELRDAYGRASFGQGCLLARRLVERDVRFVEVTLGGWDTHANNFDRVSSQTDTLDRAMATLLSDLERRGLLRDTMVVLSTEFGRTPRLNQNFGRDHYPKAFSCVLAGGGVKGGTIWGETDATGENILRDPVAVPDFNATIAYGLGLPLDKQLYSSSGRPFTVADKGQPVTQMFG
- a CDS encoding NAD(P)/FAD-dependent oxidoreductase produces the protein MARSVVVIGAGLSGLSAAGKLQEAGLSPLVLEASDRVGGRVKTDQVEGFLLDHGFQIFLTAYPTAQRLFDYPALGLRSFRSGALIRVRQQWHRIEDPLRDPSPRRFWSALRAPIGSIADKARLALLRRRLLDTSIAEIWSQAPAPPTLAFLRERGFSQRMLHRFFQPFYGGVFLEKELQTDSRLFEFTFKMFAEGEATLPARGMQALPEQLAARLGEGAIRLGTTVTRLQGRTLHLESGESLEAEAVVLACEAPAALSLLGQQTAPPGHDVTCLYFRSKSLPYEDPFIALDGDRSSPIQTFCIPSLVQPSYAPEGEHLLSVSVLGAHDPQSLARDMEAELRRLFPSLLPAHLAYLHGYTVRHALPPSTPAPLPALEEGQFLAGDFTQHASLEGALQSGLRAADEALHHLQAA